A genomic region of Antennarius striatus isolate MH-2024 chromosome 16, ASM4005453v1, whole genome shotgun sequence contains the following coding sequences:
- the xylt2 gene encoding xylosyltransferase 2, producing MVASVRVQKLFCRYKLAIAAALTILLIQGLVVWSLRSLEENETERKSLRSKLPDQFSQDIKRDVTHWQKPKFLPGRNRSRWSSRVEQIEQTLHPVPVDVAFLADLSSSRNLSETKSSNDGAGKVPAAAVLWESGSVDGAHQASSRDFVPKCNIVGKDALSALERAETQQCRQEIANIVCQHQAKLLMPGTLPNYCPKSGASNQVQTVGEMNNNLSKVENPVRVVFVLMVHGRASRQLRRLIKAIYHRDHYYYIHVDERSGYLHREVLQITQQYPNVKATPWRMVTIWGGASLLKAYLRSMQDLLSMQDWKWDFFINLSGTDFPTRTNDELVAFLSQQRDKNFLKSHGRENEKFIKKQGLDRLFHECDQHMWRIGERSIPKGVEVSGGSDWFALTHHFVKYVVNSQDPLVSGLKQFYSYALLPAESFFHTVLGNSHMCDTHVDNNLRVTNWNRKLGCKCQYKHIVDWCGCSPNNFKPQELIRLQQLARPTFFARKFESTVNQESIDIMDTHLYGHYAPGTVALKAYWENLYESLDGVSSLSDVKLTAYTSFFRLGLKNLETIQGDTEACKFKPMGFPLSVDLYFYDDRFQGYLVRQEVQAVGSEVRETLMIWAVPQAKLVLESNLKEFERLQSVDVGTEWDPKERIFRNFGGIIGPLSEPVAVQKWAYGLELTATVVWIDPAMVVAASYDITVQGDVRYTQYKPTLKRPLRPGTWTVQVLKQWKRVAETHFLVMPLTFKDKQPLRKEDVWLHDGPPENLYLQNFQQLKLVLKLPPQEPAMQEAQRKAQLVGQPLEAWVDSAVGSFWVASKACVVQTSSCPAVEPCSKTPWSSLSPDPKSELGPVKIDGRIR from the exons AGAAAATCACTACGTTCTAAACTGCCAGATCAGTTCAGCCAGGACATCAAGAGAGACGTCACGCATTGGCAGAAACCAAAGTTTTTGCCGGGGAGAAACAGAAGTCGATGGAGCAGCAGGGTGGAGCAGATT GAGCAGACTTTACATCCTGTGCCGGTGGATGTAGCATTCCTTGCCGACCTGTCCAGCAGTCGTAACCTCAGCGAGACCAAAAGCAGTAATGACGGCGCTGGAAAGGTGCCTGCTGCTGCCGTTCTGTGGGAGTCAGGCAGTGTGGACGGTGCGCACCAAGCCTCCAGCCGTGACTTTGTACCTAAATGTAATATCGTAGGCAAGGATGCGTTGTCTGCTCTTGAACGGGCTGAGACACAGCAGTGCCGACAAGAGATCGCCAACATCGTGTGTCAACATCAAGCTAAACTGCTCATGCCAGGCACTCTTCCTAATTACTGCCCAAAATCTG GTGCATCAAATCAGGTCCAGACCGTTGGTGAGATGAATAACAACTTGTCCAAGGTGGAGAACCCCGTTAGAGTGGTGTTTGTTCTTATGGTTCACGGCCGCGCTTCACGGCAGCTCAGGCGCCTCATCAAAGCAATATATCACCGAGACCATTACTACTACATCCACGTGGACGAG CGATCTGGCTATTTGCACCGGGAGGTGCTGCAAATAACCCAGCAGTACCCAAACGTAAAAGCCACACCATGGAGGATGGTCACTATCTGGGGTGGTGCCAGCTTACTTAAAGCCTATCTTCGCAGCATGCAGGACCTGCTCTCCATGCAGGACTGGAAATGGGATTTTTTCATCAACTTAAGTGGCACAGATTTTCCCACCAG GACCAATGATGAACTGGTGGCCTTTCTGTCACAGCAAAGAGACAAGAATTTCCTCAAGTCCCAcgggagagaaaatgaaaa GTTCATTAAGAAGCAGGGCCTCGATCGTCTCTTCCATGAGTGCGACCAACACATGTGGCGTATAGGCGAGCGCAGCATCCCAAAGGGTGTGGAGGTCTCAGGAGGCTCAGATTGGTTTGCCCTTACCCACCACTTCGTGAAGTACGTTGTCAACTCCCAAGATCCCCTTGTGTCAGGGCTGAAGCAATTCTATTCATATGCTCTGCTCCCTGCTGAG TCTTTCTTCCACACAGTACTTGGAAACAGCCATATGTGCGACACTCATGTAGACAACAACCTGCGTGTCACCAACTGGAATCGCAAGCTGGGCTGTAAATGCCAATACAAACACATTGTAGACTGGTGCGGCTGTTCTCCCAACAACTTCAAACCACAAGAACTCATTCGGCTCCAG CAATTGGCCCGTCCAACATTCTTTGCCAGAAAGTTTGAATCAACAGTGAACCAGGAGTCTATAGACATCATGGACACTCATCTTTATGGCCATTACGCTCCCGGCACTGTTGCTCTCAAGGCGTACTGGGAGAACCTGTATGAATCGTTGGATGGTGTGTCTTCGTTAAGTGATGTAAAGCTAACTGCCTACACGTCCTTCTTCCGCCTCGGCCTCAAGAATCTGGAAACCATCCAGGGCGACACAGAGGCCTGCAA GTTTAAACCAATGGGCTTCCCTCTGTCAGTAGACTTGTACTTTTATGATGACCGTTTCCAAGGTTACCTTGTGCGTCAAGAAGTCCAAGCTGTGGGTTCAGAAGTCAGGGAGACACTGATGATATGGGCTGTTCCTCAGGCCAAGCTGGTCCTCGAAAGTAACCTTAAGGAGTTTGAAAGGCTCCAGTCTGTGGAT GTTGGTACAGAGTGGGATCCTAAAGAAAGAATCTTTCGGAACTTTGGTGGGATCATCGGCCCCCTAAGTGAACCAGTAGCAGTTCAGAAGTGGGCGTACGGTCTAGAACTCACAGCTACTGTTGTATGGATTGACCCAGctatggtggtggcagcatcctATGACATAACTGTACAAGGGGATGTACGTTACACTCAATACAAACCCACATTGAAGCGGCCCCTGAGGCCCGGCACCTGGACGGTACAGGTGTTAAAACAGTGGAAGCGTGTGGCGGAGACGCACTTCCTTGTCATGCCCTTGACCTTTAAAGACAAGCAGCCTCTCCGCAAAG AAGACGTCTGGCTCCATGATGGTCCTCCAGAAAATTTGTACCTGCAGAACTTCCAGCAGCTTAAATTAGTGCTGAAGCTGCCTCCACAGGAGCCGGCCATGCAGGAGGCCCAACGTAAAGCCCAGCTGGTGGGTCAGCCTCTTGAAGCATGGGTGGACAGTGCTGTCGGGAGCTTCTGGGTCGCAAGCAAAGCATGTGTTGTACAGACCTCTTCTTGCCCAGCTGTGGAACCTTGCTCCAAGACCCCCTGGAGTTCTCTGTCTCCAGACCCCAAGTCTGAACTGGGCCCAGTAAAAATTGATGGGCGGATTAGGTAG